Within the Solwaraspora sp. WMMA2056 genome, the region TCAGCTCCGGCACGAACTGGAACAACAAGCCGGCGCTGAGCGTGCTGCAGCAGACGAAGGCACCGACCGCGAAGCAGAGCTCCTGCACGTCGACCAACCAGAACGTCGGTTTCACCGCCACGGCGGCGGTGCGGGAAGCCGTGACGAGGGGCTGGTCGACGACCACGTTCGGACTCGCCGCCACCAACGAGAGCGACCAGACGGCGTTCAAGCGGTTCTGCGGAAACGCGATCCTGTCGGTGCACTACAACCGGACGCCGACCCAGCCGAAGCGGGCGGACCTGACCATGTCGCCGGGTGGGGTCTGCGTCACCGGCACCAACCGCCCGTACGTCGACACCCCGCCGACGCTGTTCATGGTGCTGCGCGACCCGGACCACAGCTCGGCGCACACCGAGCAGGTCCGTGGCGAGATCCTCTACTACTGGTACGACGCGGCCGGCACCCGGGTGAACCGCTACTTCACCACCGGGTGGAAGGCCAGCGGATCCCGCTTCCAGTACACCCTGCCGTCGAACATCCCGCAGAACACCCCGATCACCTGGGAGGTGCGCACCGGCGACTCGCACGCCTGGAGCAAGTGGAGCTGGGAGGCGGACGCGCACGCGAACTGCCAGTTCGTCTACGACTCCACCGCGCCGGCCGCGCCGGACATCGACTCGCCGGAGTACCTGCCGCTCGACGCCGGTGAGCACACCAGCGCCTGCGTCGAGGACGATCAGCACCGGGGCGGGGTCGGCATCTACGGCACCTTCACCTTCGACTCGGCCTCCACCGACACCGTCCGCTACCTGTACGGGTTCAACACCAACCCGTTGCCGGACAATGTCCTGGTGCCGAGCACCCCCGGCGGGCCGGTGTCGCTGCGCTGGATGCCGGTCGACGACGGCCCGAACCTCGTGACGGTGCAGGCGGTCGACCAGTCCGGCCTGCGGTCGGCGATTGCCTCGTGCCTGTTCTTCCTCCCGACCCGGCTGGCCGTCGGCGAGTGGGGGCTCGGCGAGACGGTCGGTGCCGCGACTGCCGAGGACGCCCGGGGCAACCACCCGGCGACCGCCGGAGCCGGGGTGACGTTCGGGGTGTCCGGGCCGGGCTGCGGCGACTCAGGCCCCCAGTGCCAGTTCGACCGGGCCATCCGGTTCACCGGTGACGCCGCCGACAGCTACCTGGCGACTACCAGTTCGGCGCTGGTCGACACGTCGACCGGGTTCGGAGCCAGCGCCTGGGTGCGGCTCACCGACGACACCGCCGACCGGGTCGCGATCAGTCAGGACGGCAGTGGCGAGCCCGGTTTCACCCTCGGCTTCGATGCTGGCACAAGTGGGAATTCGCGATCCCGTCGACGGACGTGCTGTCGCTGGGCGGCTGGTCGGTGACCAGCACCGCCCCGGCGATCCGCAACGAGTGGACGCACCTGGCGGCGGCGTACGATCCGCACCTGAAGACGATGACTCTGTACGTCAACGGGGACGTCCAACCGACGGCGCAGCGCCGGTCGGCCTGGAAGTCCCGGGGCGCGGTGCAGATCGGTCGGGCGTACGCCCGCAGCGGACACACCGCAGGCTGGGCCGGTGAACTGGCCGACATCGCCGTCTTCGACCGGGTGCTCGTACCCCGCGAGGTGAGCGTGCTGTCCACCCTGCGGCCGATCCGCCTCGGCTACTGGCCGCTGGACGACGTCTCCGACGACCGCAGCCCCGCCTACGACGAGGACGGCCAGGAGCTGCTGCTGGAAGGCGATGCACACCTCTACGCACCGGATGTCGACGCGGATCCGTTCGCCGAGCCGCCACTGGTCGGCGGCGGACATCTGGTGCTCGACGGGGTCGACGACCGGGCCCGCACCGACGCGCCGGTGGCGGTGACCGACGGCAGCTTCACCGTCGCCGCCCGGGTCCGACTGCCCAGCCCGACCTGCGGCGACCGGGACCAGGCAGTGCTCTCCCAGGCCGGCGTCGCGGCGAGCGGATTCGTGATCCGCTGCGGCAGCACCAACCGCTGGGAGCTGGTGCTGTCGCACAGCGATAACAACGACCCACAGACCACCC harbors:
- a CDS encoding DNRLRE domain-containing protein; this translates as MIGGRRTMRRRRGLGFGLGLAGLLAGYAVVTGPAVAAPDQARQQTEPAPATDAAAAETAESVHVAATDGTEPVRQTEAEAVAHAVDTGERVEIGAFQGESSQTFANPDGTLTSVQHAQPFRVVRDGRWVPTDPNLVAAADGSIVPRAAALGIRLSGGDVASGDETPLVRVDRAGRSLALDWPGPLPAPTVDGDQVTYPEVLPGVDLVVDVGVTGFSHVLVVKTPEAAQQSELAELQFDLATTGLTVQDSADGGLAAVDTTSGAPVLEAAAPVMWDSGEPGAAPQGRAATDATAPDAAAVVSDPAEAAPPGASLAPVDWRIDGDQLTLVPDQAMLTDPATRWPVYIDPIWQDTRNSAWAMVASGYPNQEYWKFSGTEGVGDCPVSSGQCNDVGVKRIYYALPTPYSGRTILSAEFRVTMTHTYNSTAKNVSLYRAGSGISSGTNWNNKPALSVLQQTKAPTAKQSSCTSTNQNVGFTATAAVREAVTRGWSTTTFGLAATNESDQTAFKRFCGNAILSVHYNRTPTQPKRADLTMSPGGVCVTGTNRPYVDTPPTLFMVLRDPDHSSAHTEQVRGEILYYWYDAAGTRVNRYFTTGWKASGSRFQYTLPSNIPQNTPITWEVRTGDSHAWSKWSWEADAHANCQFVYDSTAPAAPDIDSPEYLPLDAGEHTSACVEDDQHRGGVGIYGTFTFDSASTDTVRYLYGFNTNPLPDNVLVPSTPGGPVSLRWMPVDDGPNLVTVQAVDQSGLRSAIASCLFFLPTRLAVGEWGLGETVGAATAEDARGNHPATAGAGVTFGVSGPGCGDSGPQCQFDRAIRFTGDAADSYLATTSSALVDTSTGFGASAWVRLTDDTADRVAISQDGSGEPGFTLGFDAGTSGNSRSRRRTCCRWAAGR
- a CDS encoding LamG-like jellyroll fold domain-containing protein, whose translation is MLSLGGWSVTSTAPAIRNEWTHLAAAYDPHLKTMTLYVNGDVQPTAQRRSAWKSRGAVQIGRAYARSGHTAGWAGELADIAVFDRVLVPREVSVLSTLRPIRLGYWPLDDVSDDRSPAYDEDGQELLLEGDAHLYAPDVDADPFAEPPLVGGGHLVLDGVDDRARTDAPVAVTDGSFTVAARVRLPSPTCGDRDQAVLSQAGVAASGFVIRCGSTNRWELVLSHSDNNDPQTTLVFDGEQLPSADQSGQHLAVVYDAFRNEVRLYVNGIVTATGTTTYTAGWRANGPLQVGRALHNGTFGQYLGGVVDEVRVYTGVADDTTIQRMAGRSPDPYV